The following are encoded together in the Arcobacter aquimarinus genome:
- the pyk gene encoding pyruvate kinase, whose protein sequence is MEKRTKILATLGPASHSIEMIEGLIKAGANMFRLNFSHGSHEYHLETLNNIKAAMKNTGKTVGILQDISGPKVRIGDLKESFELFRDDIITFLKNEIVGYKRGDKDYVVSINYPDILDKVKIDEYIYLYDGTIRAKVIETGKEVKAKIENHGTLSSKKGVNFPNTVIDIDVITKKDEKDIAWGVENEVDYFAISFVQNAKDMKNARKLLNGYKGKLIAKIEKFDAVENIDEIIEASDGLMVARGDLGIEVPYYDVPTIQKMLIKKANLKGIPVITATQMLLSMTENERATRAEISDVANAVLDGTDVVMLSEESAVGTDPVNVVDTMKNIIAKTEDIYNYDKQYKFPYLDEFDVIQATVTKLADDLKADGILALTSSGRSAVKMSRYRPKTPIFTFTHKKKVLNSLTAVWGVEPVGTIKEAQASKMFQKMLKSLDEIGKLKKNGLYVATVGYPVGMPGSTNTIKILTPSEIEYYLNFKEKNNKDKK, encoded by the coding sequence ATGGAAAAAAGAACAAAAATATTAGCAACTTTAGGCCCAGCAAGCCATAGTATAGAGATGATTGAAGGATTAATTAAAGCTGGTGCAAACATGTTTAGATTAAATTTTTCACATGGAAGTCATGAATATCATTTAGAAACGTTAAATAATATTAAAGCAGCTATGAAAAATACAGGTAAAACTGTAGGTATTTTACAAGATATTTCAGGACCAAAAGTAAGAATTGGTGATTTAAAAGAGTCTTTTGAACTTTTTAGAGATGATATTATTACATTTTTAAAAAATGAAATAGTTGGATATAAAAGAGGTGATAAAGATTATGTTGTATCTATTAATTACCCAGATATTTTAGATAAAGTTAAAATTGATGAATATATATATTTGTATGATGGAACAATTAGAGCAAAAGTTATTGAAACAGGTAAAGAGGTAAAAGCAAAAATTGAAAATCATGGAACTTTATCTTCAAAAAAAGGTGTGAATTTCCCAAATACAGTAATTGATATTGATGTAATTACAAAAAAAGATGAAAAAGATATAGCTTGGGGAGTTGAAAACGAAGTTGATTATTTTGCTATCTCATTTGTTCAAAATGCAAAAGATATGAAAAATGCAAGAAAACTTTTAAATGGATATAAAGGTAAATTAATTGCAAAAATTGAAAAATTTGATGCAGTTGAAAATATTGATGAAATTATAGAAGCTAGTGATGGATTAATGGTTGCAAGGGGAGATTTAGGAATAGAAGTTCCATATTATGATGTTCCAACTATTCAAAAAATGCTTATAAAAAAAGCAAATTTAAAAGGAATACCTGTAATTACAGCAACTCAAATGCTTTTATCTATGACAGAAAACGAAAGAGCAACAAGAGCTGAAATCTCAGACGTAGCTAATGCTGTTTTAGATGGAACTGATGTTGTAATGCTTTCTGAAGAGAGTGCTGTTGGAACTGATCCTGTAAATGTTGTTGATACAATGAAAAATATCATTGCAAAAACAGAAGATATTTATAATTATGATAAACAGTATAAATTTCCATATTTAGATGAATTTGATGTTATTCAAGCAACTGTAACTAAACTTGCAGATGATTTAAAAGCAGATGGAATTTTAGCACTTACAAGTTCTGGAAGATCAGCTGTTAAAATGTCAAGATATAGACCAAAAACTCCAATCTTTACATTTACTCATAAGAAAAAAGTGTTAAATTCACTAACTGCTGTTTGGGGAGTTGAACCAGTTGGAACTATAAAAGAGGCACAAGCTTCTAAAATGTTTCAAAAGATGTTGAAATCTTTAGATGAGATTGGAAAATTAAAGAAAAATGGTTTATACGTAGCAACAGTTGGTTATCCGGTTGGAATGCCAGGAAGTACTAATACTATCAAAATCTTAACTCCATCTGAAATAGAGTATTATTTAAATTTTAAAGAGAAAAATAATAAAGATAAGAAGTAA
- a CDS encoding OmpA family protein — translation MKFINLKTILSTAVIASMITGCATTTGNQTFDNNQNAIIGATLGTIAGVVLGNNVGGGSKSRNKVIGAVAGAAIGGAIGYSMDKQAQEVAESLNTNVNNNPNAALDPNQDLIVSNTDNYVKVMFRDDMMFETNSANPTYSAQTKISKINSVLQKYPNTLVQVVGHTDNRGTHAYNQNLSEKRASNVGNIIYNSGVSNQIFSRGCSFDKPVALNNNEANMGLNRRVEVYLYPNQQSVIDVCK, via the coding sequence ATGAAATTTATAAATTTAAAAACTATTTTATCAACAGCAGTTATTGCATCAATGATTACTGGTTGTGCTACAACAACTGGAAACCAAACATTTGATAACAATCAAAATGCTATTATAGGTGCAACATTAGGAACTATTGCAGGTGTTGTTCTTGGAAATAATGTTGGTGGAGGAAGTAAAAGTAGAAATAAAGTAATAGGAGCAGTTGCAGGTGCTGCTATTGGTGGAGCTATTGGTTATAGTATGGATAAACAAGCTCAAGAAGTTGCTGAAAGTTTAAATACAAATGTAAACAATAATCCAAATGCAGCACTAGACCCAAATCAAGATTTAATTGTTTCAAATACAGATAACTATGTAAAAGTAATGTTTAGAGATGATATGATGTTTGAAACAAATTCAGCAAATCCAACTTATAGTGCTCAAACAAAAATATCTAAAATAAACTCTGTTTTACAAAAATATCCAAATACTTTAGTTCAAGTTGTAGGTCACACAGATAATAGAGGAACTCACGCTTATAATCAAAATTTATCTGAAAAAAGAGCTAGTAATGTAGGTAATATTATTTATAATTCTGGTGTTTCTAATCAAATTTTCTCAAGAGGTTGTTCTTTTGATAAACCAGTTGCACTAAATAATAATGAAGCAAATATGGGATTAAATAGAAGAGTTGAAGTATATTTATATCCAAATCAACAATCAGTTATTGATGTTTGTAAATGA
- a CDS encoding TolC family protein yields MHLIKSSKVKLLLCSLISINLYASNELFDEKIISDKRLETFNLTKEQIEQDSSKLRKDWINPITYQYKKNLGEEYETAQSIISINQPIFQSGGIYKAIKYADSSYDYASIELEQQKKELIKQALNLLYNIEKTNLNLQKAKYTLENAKIDVTRKKEQVLNGFLDASFLDDALLTLNITKHNLVDLKYQKQELINNFNNISSQDYTKFELPIFKLFNEKEFMENNIELKKLEADIEKKGNYSYMTMAKYLPSVNAFYTYSKYHETDNKNGLDKENEQTFGLSLNIPLDTRTFNDIESKKIDYLKSKLNLENSIDDEKTFFKTKLEKISMLDERLQITKDDLEVYDSILKIINEEKEAQIKTQSDVDTLQNSQKIKSLDLKIYEIEKQIELLEMYAKLQ; encoded by the coding sequence ATGCACTTGATAAAATCAAGCAAGGTTAAACTACTTCTTTGTAGTTTAATCTCCATAAATTTGTACGCTTCAAATGAACTTTTTGATGAAAAAATAATCTCTGATAAAAGGTTAGAAACTTTTAATTTAACGAAAGAACAAATAGAACAAGATAGTTCAAAATTAAGAAAAGATTGGATAAATCCAATAACTTATCAATACAAAAAAAATCTTGGGGAAGAGTATGAAACAGCTCAATCAATAATCTCAATAAATCAACCAATTTTCCAAAGTGGTGGAATATATAAAGCTATTAAATATGCTGATTCATCGTATGATTATGCTTCTATCGAATTAGAACAACAAAAAAAAGAGCTTATTAAGCAAGCTTTGAATCTTTTATATAATATTGAAAAAACAAACTTAAATCTGCAAAAAGCAAAATATACTTTAGAAAATGCAAAAATTGATGTAACTAGAAAAAAAGAACAAGTTTTAAATGGTTTTTTAGATGCTTCATTTTTGGATGATGCTCTTTTAACATTGAATATAACAAAACATAATCTTGTAGATTTAAAGTACCAAAAACAAGAATTAATCAATAACTTCAATAATATCTCTTCACAAGATTACACAAAATTTGAACTTCCTATTTTTAAACTATTTAATGAAAAAGAGTTTATGGAAAATAATATTGAACTAAAAAAATTAGAAGCGGATATAGAAAAAAAAGGAAATTATTCATACATGACAATGGCAAAATATCTGCCAAGTGTAAATGCATTTTATACTTATTCAAAATATCATGAAACTGATAATAAAAATGGACTAGATAAAGAAAATGAACAAACTTTTGGATTAAGTTTAAATATTCCTCTTGATACAAGAACTTTCAATGATATAGAAAGTAAAAAAATAGATTATTTAAAATCGAAACTAAATCTTGAAAATAGCATTGATGATGAAAAAACTTTTTTTAAAACAAAACTTGAAAAAATATCTATGCTTGATGAGAGACTACAAATCACAAAAGATGATTTAGAAGTTTATGACTCAATTTTGAAAATCATAAATGAAGAAAAAGAGGCTCAAATCAAAACTCAAAGTGATGTGGATACTTTACAAAACTCACAAAAAATTAAATCTTTAGATTTAAAAATCTATGAAATAGAAAAACAAATAGAACTTCTTGAAATGTATGCAAAACTTCAATAG